The Methanobacterium sp. BAmetb5 genome includes a region encoding these proteins:
- a CDS encoding peptidase yields MDTSEFLNKIGITRPSNPLPDSPRRFPDGAQYRFEVPGIQKPESLEGLIAALDNYEVQVHRVTQTKGIMLLTDREIMEMMDLARDARMELFLSVGPRAPYDTSATAQTREGARIGYRLRGYDNLTYAIEDVRRAVELGVRGIVVYDEGLLWVLNKMREEGELPLNVHFKVSAHCGHGNPASARLLEDIGADSFNPVRDLQIAMLAAIRESLSISLDIHTENPQSSGGFIRHYEVPEIIKKACPVYLKTGGSVAAHHGYDTTRKEAGARARQVLLVQSMVNRFYPEAIISSPGAADLAIPSLK; encoded by the coding sequence ATGGACACAAGTGAATTTTTGAATAAGATTGGGATTACCCGACCATCTAACCCTTTGCCCGATTCGCCCCGGAGATTTCCCGATGGTGCTCAGTACCGATTTGAAGTCCCTGGTATTCAGAAACCAGAATCATTGGAAGGCCTTATAGCTGCTTTAGATAATTACGAGGTTCAGGTACACCGGGTGACACAGACCAAGGGAATTATGCTCCTCACTGACCGGGAAATTATGGAAATGATGGACCTGGCCCGTGATGCCCGGATGGAACTCTTTTTAAGTGTGGGTCCCCGTGCTCCCTATGATACCAGTGCTACCGCCCAGACCCGGGAAGGGGCCCGGATCGGTTACCGTCTCCGTGGTTATGACAACCTGACCTATGCTATTGAAGATGTTAGAAGGGCCGTGGAACTGGGTGTGAGGGGTATAGTGGTTTATGATGAGGGTCTTCTCTGGGTTTTGAATAAAATGCGTGAAGAAGGAGAATTACCCTTAAATGTTCACTTCAAGGTATCTGCCCACTGTGGTCATGGAAATCCTGCTTCGGCACGATTACTGGAGGATATTGGGGCAGATTCATTTAATCCGGTGAGGGATCTGCAGATAGCAATGCTGGCCGCCATAAGGGAATCCCTATCTATATCACTGGATATCCACACGGAAAATCCCCAGTCTTCCGGAGGTTTCATCAGACATTATGAAGTGCCGGAGATAATCAAAAAAGCATGCCCCGTGTACCTTAAAACCGGAGGTTCTGTTGCCGCCCACCATGGATATGATACCACCCGTAAAGAAGCTGGTGCCCGGGCCAGGCAGGTTTTACTGGTGCAGAGCATGGTCAACCGTTTTTACCCCGAAGCAATCATTTCTTCCCCGGGAGCAGCAGATCTGGCCATACCTTCACTGAAGTAA
- a CDS encoding MmgE/PrpD family protein, translated as MFTQDIAEFIGSLNYQDLPPEVIEQAKLCFLDFLGVSLRGSRSKSGQIIRDIIPLGDKSTVIGGSNSHAPDAALANGVSAHCLDLDDGHRLAQLHPGACVIPAALSLAESGNKSGREFITSLVVGYEVAIRLGKIVNPGHRQKGFHTTGTCGTIGAAAAAAKILELEGEEILNTLGLAGTQAAGLLESDHAGSMGKHLHAGRAAQSGVLSALLAIKGFTGAHTILEGMEGLFNAMGDCTGKKCPDPEDETWESTPGNFEISGVYFKKYPVCRHLHSSLDATLHIMENKNVKIQDIQDITVETYDIAAKHEEYHPETVEGVRQSLPVSMALAILKGGLNIEDIEITAFQGKDSVDAQKIREITRKIQIKRVETFNQLYPQKRPSQVTLKILNHSYQERIDLAKGEPENPFTKDELLGKFHELNPKVDLRVLDVIDDLENSNLSELMKSLNYEFKYLVK; from the coding sequence ATGTTCACCCAAGATATTGCAGAATTCATTGGTTCATTGAACTATCAGGACCTCCCCCCGGAAGTTATTGAACAGGCAAAGTTATGCTTCCTGGATTTTTTAGGGGTCTCACTCCGAGGTTCTCGTAGCAAGAGTGGACAAATTATAAGAGATATCATACCTCTGGGAGATAAATCCACGGTTATCGGAGGAAGTAACTCCCATGCCCCTGATGCCGCACTGGCCAACGGGGTTTCTGCCCATTGCCTGGACCTGGATGATGGTCACCGGTTGGCCCAGCTTCATCCCGGGGCCTGTGTAATACCCGCCGCACTATCCCTGGCTGAATCAGGTAACAAGTCGGGAAGGGAATTTATAACGTCCCTGGTGGTAGGATACGAAGTGGCCATAAGGTTAGGCAAGATTGTAAACCCTGGTCACCGCCAGAAAGGTTTCCACACCACCGGTACCTGTGGAACCATTGGCGCAGCAGCAGCAGCAGCGAAAATATTAGAACTTGAGGGAGAAGAAATTTTAAATACCCTGGGACTGGCCGGGACCCAGGCTGCAGGATTACTGGAATCAGACCATGCTGGAAGTATGGGCAAACACCTTCATGCCGGTCGCGCAGCCCAATCTGGAGTTCTGTCAGCATTACTGGCCATAAAAGGTTTTACCGGAGCCCACACCATTTTAGAAGGGATGGAAGGATTATTTAATGCCATGGGTGATTGTACAGGAAAAAAATGCCCTGATCCTGAAGATGAAACCTGGGAATCAACTCCCGGAAACTTTGAAATTTCAGGGGTTTACTTCAAAAAATATCCAGTCTGCCGACATTTACATTCCTCCCTCGATGCCACCCTCCATATTATGGAGAATAAAAATGTTAAAATCCAGGATATCCAGGATATAACTGTTGAAACCTATGATATTGCGGCTAAACATGAGGAGTATCATCCCGAAACTGTGGAGGGTGTCCGGCAGAGTTTACCAGTGAGCATGGCCCTGGCAATTTTAAAGGGGGGTTTAAATATTGAAGATATTGAAATCACCGCTTTCCAGGGTAAAGATAGTGTTGATGCCCAGAAAATCCGGGAGATTACCCGTAAGATCCAGATAAAGCGTGTTGAAACATTCAACCAGCTTTACCCTCAAAAAAGACCTTCACAGGTTACCCTGAAAATTTTAAATCATTCTTACCAGGAGAGGATTGATCTGGCTAAGGGAGAACCTGAAAACCCATTCACCAAGGATGAACTGTTGGGTAAGTTCCATGAACTGAATCCTAAGGTTGATTTAAGGGTTTTGGATGTCATTGATGATTTAGAGAATTCAAATTTAAGTGAATTAATGAAATCACTTAATTATGAGTTCAAATACCTTGTAAAATGA